In the Drosophila biarmipes strain raj3 chromosome X, RU_DBia_V1.1, whole genome shotgun sequence genome, one interval contains:
- the LOC108027626 gene encoding segmentation protein Runt isoform X2, whose product MHLPAGPTMVANNTQVLAAAAAAAAAAAAAAAAQGNPGQSLANTSTHSASSTGSSTPDLSTNNSSSNNASSPQQNPAAGSASVAAASASASAKMPSSMTDMFASLHEMLQEYHGELAQTGSPSILCSALPNHWRSNKSLPGAFKVIALDDVPDGTLVSIKCGNDENYCGELRNCTTTMKNQVAKFNDLRFVGRSGRGKSFTLTITIATYPVQIASYSKAIKVTVDGPREPRSYGYPHPGAFNPFMLNPAWLDAAYMTYGYADYFRHQAAAQAAQVHHPALAKSSASSVSPNPNPAVVPVSTSSSSAVVQPAEYPHPPTAGQAATMMPSPPGAAPATPYAMPQFPFNHVAAAAAAKVATATPHAFHPYNFAAAAGLRARNAALHHHASEPVVNHVSPASSRPSSSSPTQQHVLLKLNTSIETSSIHEQSASDGDSDDEQIDVVKSEFDLDKSLDVAPLRMRCDLKAPSAMKPLYHESGPGAVVHGRQSSPETTTKIKSAAVQQKTVWRPY is encoded by the exons ATGCATCTGCCAGCGGGTCCAACGATGGTGGCCAACAACACACAGGTCCtggccgcagcagcagccgctgccgccgccgccgccgcggcCGCCGCGGCACAGGGCAATCCCGGCCAGAGCCTGGCCAACACCAGCACCCACTCGGCCAGCAGCACGGGCAGCTCCACGCCGGACCTCAGCACGAACAACTCCAGCTCCAACAACGCCAGCAGCCCGCAGCAGAACCCGGCCGCGGGCTCCGCGTCAGtggccgccgcctccgcctccgcgtCCGCCAAGATGCCCAGCTCGATGACCGACATGTTCGCCAGCCTGCACGAGATGCTGCAGGAGTACCACGGCGAGCTGGCCCAGACCGGCTCGCCCTCGATCCTGTGCAGCGCGCTGCCCAACCACTGGCGCTCCAACAAGTCGCTGCCCGGCGCCTTCAAGGTGATCGCCCTGGACGACGTGCCCGATGGCACCCTGGTGTCCATCAAGTGCGGCAACGACGAGAACTACTGCGGCGAGCTGCGCAACTGCACCACCACGATGAAGAACCAGGTGGCCAAGTTCAACGATCTGCGCTTCGTGGGCAGGAGCGGCCGCGGCAAGTCCTTCACGCTGACCATCACCATCGCCACGTACCCCGTGCAGATCGCCAGCTACAGCAAGGCCATCAAGGTGACCGTCGACGGGCCGCGGGAGCCAAGAA GCTATGGCTACCCCCATCCCGGCGCGTTCAACCCGTTCATGCTGAACCCCGCCTGGCTGGACGCGGCGTACATGACCTACGGCTACGCGGACTACTTCCGCCACCAGGCAGCCGCCCAGGCGGCCCAGGTGCACCATCCCGCCCTGGCCAAGTCCTCGGCCTCGTCCGTCTCGCCCAACCCGAATCCCGCCGTGGTGCCCGTGTCTAccagctcctcctcggccGTGGTGCAGCCCGCCGAGTACCCGCATCCGCCGACGGCGGGTCAGGCAGCCACCATGATGCCGTCGCCACCAGGTGCTGCTCCGGCCACGCCCTACGCCATGCCCCAGTTCCCGTTTAACCAtgtggccgccgccgccgccgccaaggTGGCCACCGCCACGCCCCACGCCTTCCATCCGTACAACTTTGCCGCCGCCGCGGGCCTGCGGGCGCGGAACGCTGCACTGCATCACCATGCCAGCGAGCCGGTGGTCAACCACGTCAGCCCCGCCTCCTCGCGCCCTTCCAGCTCCTCGCCCACCCAGCAGCACGTGCTCCTCAAGCTGAACACCTCCATCGAGACCAGCTCCATCCACGAGCAGTCGGCCAGCGATGGCGACTCCGACGACGAGCAGATCGACGTGGTCAAGTCGGAGTTCGACCTGGACAAGAGCCTGGACGTGGCGCCCCTGCGGATGCGCTGCGACCTGAAGGCGCCCTCGGCCATGAAGCCCCTGTACCACGAGAGCGGACCCGGAGCCGTCGTCCACGGGCGGCAGTCGTCGCCGGAGACGACCACCAAGATCAAGAGCGCCGCCGTCCAGCAGAAGACCGTGTGGCGGCCCTACTAA
- the LOC108027626 gene encoding segmentation protein Runt isoform X1 — translation MHLPAGPTMVANNTQVLAAAAAAAAAAAAAAAAQGNPGQSLANTSTHSASSTGSSTPDLSTNNSSSNNASSPQQNPAAGSASVAAASASASAKMPSSMTDMFASLHEMLQEYHGELAQTGSPSILCSALPNHWRSNKSLPGAFKVIALDDVPDGTLVSIKCGNDENYCGELRNCTTTMKNQVAKFNDLRFVGRSGRGKSFTLTITIATYPVQIASYSKAIKVTVDGPREPRSKQSYGYPHPGAFNPFMLNPAWLDAAYMTYGYADYFRHQAAAQAAQVHHPALAKSSASSVSPNPNPAVVPVSTSSSSAVVQPAEYPHPPTAGQAATMMPSPPGAAPATPYAMPQFPFNHVAAAAAAKVATATPHAFHPYNFAAAAGLRARNAALHHHASEPVVNHVSPASSRPSSSSPTQQHVLLKLNTSIETSSIHEQSASDGDSDDEQIDVVKSEFDLDKSLDVAPLRMRCDLKAPSAMKPLYHESGPGAVVHGRQSSPETTTKIKSAAVQQKTVWRPY, via the exons ATGCATCTGCCAGCGGGTCCAACGATGGTGGCCAACAACACACAGGTCCtggccgcagcagcagccgctgccgccgccgccgccgcggcCGCCGCGGCACAGGGCAATCCCGGCCAGAGCCTGGCCAACACCAGCACCCACTCGGCCAGCAGCACGGGCAGCTCCACGCCGGACCTCAGCACGAACAACTCCAGCTCCAACAACGCCAGCAGCCCGCAGCAGAACCCGGCCGCGGGCTCCGCGTCAGtggccgccgcctccgcctccgcgtCCGCCAAGATGCCCAGCTCGATGACCGACATGTTCGCCAGCCTGCACGAGATGCTGCAGGAGTACCACGGCGAGCTGGCCCAGACCGGCTCGCCCTCGATCCTGTGCAGCGCGCTGCCCAACCACTGGCGCTCCAACAAGTCGCTGCCCGGCGCCTTCAAGGTGATCGCCCTGGACGACGTGCCCGATGGCACCCTGGTGTCCATCAAGTGCGGCAACGACGAGAACTACTGCGGCGAGCTGCGCAACTGCACCACCACGATGAAGAACCAGGTGGCCAAGTTCAACGATCTGCGCTTCGTGGGCAGGAGCGGCCGCGGCAAGTCCTTCACGCTGACCATCACCATCGCCACGTACCCCGTGCAGATCGCCAGCTACAGCAAGGCCATCAAGGTGACCGTCGACGGGCCGCGGGAGCCAAGAAGTAAGCAAA GCTATGGCTACCCCCATCCCGGCGCGTTCAACCCGTTCATGCTGAACCCCGCCTGGCTGGACGCGGCGTACATGACCTACGGCTACGCGGACTACTTCCGCCACCAGGCAGCCGCCCAGGCGGCCCAGGTGCACCATCCCGCCCTGGCCAAGTCCTCGGCCTCGTCCGTCTCGCCCAACCCGAATCCCGCCGTGGTGCCCGTGTCTAccagctcctcctcggccGTGGTGCAGCCCGCCGAGTACCCGCATCCGCCGACGGCGGGTCAGGCAGCCACCATGATGCCGTCGCCACCAGGTGCTGCTCCGGCCACGCCCTACGCCATGCCCCAGTTCCCGTTTAACCAtgtggccgccgccgccgccgccaaggTGGCCACCGCCACGCCCCACGCCTTCCATCCGTACAACTTTGCCGCCGCCGCGGGCCTGCGGGCGCGGAACGCTGCACTGCATCACCATGCCAGCGAGCCGGTGGTCAACCACGTCAGCCCCGCCTCCTCGCGCCCTTCCAGCTCCTCGCCCACCCAGCAGCACGTGCTCCTCAAGCTGAACACCTCCATCGAGACCAGCTCCATCCACGAGCAGTCGGCCAGCGATGGCGACTCCGACGACGAGCAGATCGACGTGGTCAAGTCGGAGTTCGACCTGGACAAGAGCCTGGACGTGGCGCCCCTGCGGATGCGCTGCGACCTGAAGGCGCCCTCGGCCATGAAGCCCCTGTACCACGAGAGCGGACCCGGAGCCGTCGTCCACGGGCGGCAGTCGTCGCCGGAGACGACCACCAAGATCAAGAGCGCCGCCGTCCAGCAGAAGACCGTGTGGCGGCCCTACTAA
- the LOC108027502 gene encoding uncharacterized protein LOC108027502 isoform X2 has product MLRRGFKALTIRPFAESCGLLLRNFSGNSRKKPKFVRRPPLNPKCNLVNWPTLQRLSPDRVVDEQDEKPYSTFKIDTNRLQEMWQQTRIAAREQNSLRGHQPANSDLNSDSEDVITALDKVRQIEERRKIQNRMRSLMEKQQELEERNQDELDRLIPRKEVPVEREPARQQAVPREYSPVRSQESTKPGSWMSATVLAATGKILQHRYMQRPPRMTTTSYQTESQSEIPARPEIPGSAPGNKSPPSSQAKISLQELAKSVVELHKIRAEEMDKTRTREEYSKDSACLKLCDLSAIGRIRHH; this is encoded by the exons atgctcCGTCGAGGATTCAAAGCATTAA CGATCCGACCTTTCGCAGAGTCGTGTGGCCTGCTGCTCCGCAACTTTTCGGGAAACTCCCGCAAGAAGCCGAAGTTCGTGAGGCGCCCCCCTCTAAATCCCAAATGCAACCTCGTCAACTGGCCGACTCTCCAGAGGCTCTCGCCTGACAGAGTTGTCGATGAGCAGGACGAGAAGCCCTACTCCACGTTCAAAATCGACACCAATCGTCTGCAGGAGATGTGGCAGCAGACCAGAATCGCTGCCAGGGAGCAG AACAGCCTACGTGGCCATCAACCTGCCAACTCCGACTTGAACTCGGATTCCGAGGACGTGATCACTGCCCTGGACAAGGTGCGCCAAATCGAGGAGCGCCGCAAGATCCAGAACAGGATGCGCAGTCTCATGGAGaagcagcaggagctggaggagcggAACCAGGACGAGCTGGATCGCTTGATCCCCAGGAAGGAGGTGCCGGTAGAGCGCGAGCCGGCCAGGCAACAGGCGGTTCCCAGGGAGTACTCCCCTGTCCGGAGCCAGGAGAGCACCAAGCCGGGCTCCTGGATGTCGGCCACCGTTCTGGCGGCCACGGGGAAGATTCTTCAGCACCGGTACATGCAAAGACCTCCCAGAATGACCACCACCAGCTACCAG ACTGAATCGCAGTCTGAGATCCCGGCCCGTCCAGAAATCCCCGGTTCGGCGCCAGGCAACAAATCCCCACCGTCGAGTCAGGCCAAGATCAGCCTCCAAGAGCTGGCCAAGTCCGTGGTGGAGCTGCACAAGATCCGCGCCGAGGAGATGGACAAGACACGAACCCGGGAAGAGTACTCCAAGGACTCAGCCTGCCTGAAACTTTGCGACCTCTCGGCCATCGGCAGAATACGACATCACTAG
- the LOC108027502 gene encoding uncharacterized protein LOC108027502 isoform X1: MLRRGFKALTIRPFAESCGLLLRNFSGNSRKKPKFVRRPPLNPKCNLVNWPTLQRLSPDRVVDEQDEKPYSTFKIDTNRLQEMWQQTRIAAREQNSLRGHQPANSDLNSDSEDVITALDKVRQIEERRKIQNRMRSLMEKQQELEERNQDELDRLIPRKEVPVEREPARQQAVPREYSPVRSQESTKPGSWMSATVLAATGKILQHRYMQRPPRMTTTSYQVGAKTESQSEIPARPEIPGSAPGNKSPPSSQAKISLQELAKSVVELHKIRAEEMDKTRTREEYSKDSACLKLCDLSAIGRIRHH, from the exons atgctcCGTCGAGGATTCAAAGCATTAA CGATCCGACCTTTCGCAGAGTCGTGTGGCCTGCTGCTCCGCAACTTTTCGGGAAACTCCCGCAAGAAGCCGAAGTTCGTGAGGCGCCCCCCTCTAAATCCCAAATGCAACCTCGTCAACTGGCCGACTCTCCAGAGGCTCTCGCCTGACAGAGTTGTCGATGAGCAGGACGAGAAGCCCTACTCCACGTTCAAAATCGACACCAATCGTCTGCAGGAGATGTGGCAGCAGACCAGAATCGCTGCCAGGGAGCAG AACAGCCTACGTGGCCATCAACCTGCCAACTCCGACTTGAACTCGGATTCCGAGGACGTGATCACTGCCCTGGACAAGGTGCGCCAAATCGAGGAGCGCCGCAAGATCCAGAACAGGATGCGCAGTCTCATGGAGaagcagcaggagctggaggagcggAACCAGGACGAGCTGGATCGCTTGATCCCCAGGAAGGAGGTGCCGGTAGAGCGCGAGCCGGCCAGGCAACAGGCGGTTCCCAGGGAGTACTCCCCTGTCCGGAGCCAGGAGAGCACCAAGCCGGGCTCCTGGATGTCGGCCACCGTTCTGGCGGCCACGGGGAAGATTCTTCAGCACCGGTACATGCAAAGACCTCCCAGAATGACCACCACCAGCTACCAGGTGGGAGCAAAG ACTGAATCGCAGTCTGAGATCCCGGCCCGTCCAGAAATCCCCGGTTCGGCGCCAGGCAACAAATCCCCACCGTCGAGTCAGGCCAAGATCAGCCTCCAAGAGCTGGCCAAGTCCGTGGTGGAGCTGCACAAGATCCGCGCCGAGGAGATGGACAAGACACGAACCCGGGAAGAGTACTCCAAGGACTCAGCCTGCCTGAAACTTTGCGACCTCTCGGCCATCGGCAGAATACGACATCACTAG
- the LOC108027517 gene encoding uncharacterized protein LOC108027517, translating into MQPQRDMCKCLLNITRCVQQTCAYSTRRHFLAMQALNARRIRESNAPEKEVDATAGSDGRGIQAGDRLPTAVSLVRRNLPGSARNELNTAFHQYGKSMTDLAKSARKMYKTARLRSVAPQPSVMEKVNCLGLGPIKSQEQSTCAITERLTKLFFQDPWDFPKSGGSSK; encoded by the exons ATGCAGCCCCAAAGGGATATGTGCAAATGTTTGCTCAACATAACGCGTTGCGTGCAGCAGA CTTGCGCCTACAGCACCAGACGTCATTTCCTGGCCATGCAGGCCCTGAACGCCCGAAGGATCCGCGAGTCGAATGCACCCGAAAAGGAGGTGGACGCTACCGCCGGCAGTGACGGGCGTGGGATCCAAGCGGGCGACCGCCTCCCAACGGCCGTGAGTCTGGTTCGACGCAACCTGCCGGGATCGGCTAGGAACGAGCTGAACACTGCATTCCACCAGTACGGGAAGTCGATGACCGACTTGGCCAAAAGCGCCCGCAAGATGTACAAGACCGCTCGACTGAGGAGCGTTGCTCCACAGCCATCGGTGATGGAGAAAGTCA ACTGCCTGGGCTTGGGTCCTATAAAGTCCCAAGAGCAAAGCACTTGTGCTATAACCGAGCGCCTGACCAAGCTGTTCTTCCAGGACCCCTGGGACTTCCCGAAGAGTGGGGGTTCAAGCAAGTGA